One Paramisgurnus dabryanus chromosome 8, PD_genome_1.1, whole genome shotgun sequence DNA window includes the following coding sequences:
- the LOC141282473 gene encoding olfactory receptor 4B13-like has translation MGNITFIKDFVISGFPGLQPQYYGIVSAVLFFVYVCTLMGNAVFITLFVLSKSLQKPVYYCIVNLAVCDVLFSTTALPKIISRYWFKDGSISFLGCFLQMFFVHYFGSVTSRLLSVMAIDRYAAICLPLRYHSIMMDRNVFILIFGSWILGLVGPLMIIIRAYPLPYCAGNTIVHCYCDHVSITTLACADREEYGYPAFVNAMVVLLGSLSIIVFSYCAIIVSVLRISSAQGRLKTLSTCSPQLIIIALFFLPRCFNYLSSNINIKFSTDLRLVIIMMYSLLPPMINPFIYCLRTDEVRKVLVARLQRTKIGVKSRRP, from the coding sequence ATGGGAAACATCACTTTTATAAAAGattttgtcatttctggctttcCAGGACTTCAGCCTCAATATTATGGCATTGTCTCAGCAGTCctgttttttgtttatgtgtGTACACTGATGGGAAATGCTGTATTTATAACATTATTTGTATTATCTAAGAGCCTCCAAAAGCCTGTGTATTACTGCATTGTAAATCTTGCTGTGTGTGATGTACTCTTCAGCACCACTGCATTACCAAAGATAATCAGCAGGTATTGGTTTAAAGATGGAtccatttcatttttgggctgctttcttcaaatgttttttgtgcattattttggTTCGGTCACTTCACGTCTGTTGTCAGTTATGGCTATAGATCGCTATGCAGCCATATGTTTACCACTTCGATATCACAGCATTATGATGGACagaaatgttttcattttgaTCTTTGGCTCTTGGATTTTGGGTCTGGTGGGCCCACTGATGATAATCATAAGAGCTTACCCGCTTCCTTACTGTGCTGGAAACACTATTGTACATTGTTACTGTGACCATGTTTCCATTACAACACTGGCGTGTGCTGACAGAGAAGAGTATGGTTATCCTGCTTTTGTAAATGCAATGGTAGTGCTGCTGGGTTCACTTTCTATTATTGTTTTCTCTTACTGTGCTATCATTGTATCCGTTCTGCGTATATCGAGCGCTCAAGGAAGACTGAAGACTTTGTCCACCTGCAGTCCTCAGCTCATCATTATTGCTCTGTTTTTCTTACCCAgatgttttaattatttgtcTAGCAATATTAACATAAAGTTCAGTACTGATTTGCGATTGGTCATTATAATGATGTATAGCCTCTTGCCACCAATGATTaacccatttatttattgtttaagaaCAGATGAGGTGAGAAAAGTCTTAGTGGCACGATTGCAAAGGACAAAAATAGGCGTTAAATCAAGAAGGCCATGA